In the genome of Fulvivirga maritima, one region contains:
- a CDS encoding M16 family metallopeptidase, which produces MLLKKKWIVALVAVMYAHCTYSQFTTPIPLNDEVVHGKLDNGLEYYVLHNEEPKGRASFYFAQNVGAILEEDSQNGLAHFLEHMAFNGTQNFDGKGIIKMLEKNGVSFGKEINAYTATDQTIYNISKVPVNSNEWLLDSCLWVLHDWSGYLSLKPEEIDAERGVVSEEWRTRRTSDVRLKNQTDQVLYKGSKYAKRDVIGDMDIINHFEYDKLRDYYHKWYRPDLQAVIVVGDVDAKAVEQKIKDIFSSIPMPENPAKREYYEIPENEELLFGTAKDEEAKYTRITLRYKKEEPLQYDTATTRSNVLMSVYTNILSNRYKEKTLDPNSKSLAIYAYTSPISRLTSSFNIQAIPKKDSLMASFAEGYTEIERLVRYGVTRGELERSKKQFVSSYDNYLKNKDKVDNDSWADQLTDYFLKAKPFLAPQDDYNLIVGILNDLTLKELNDFAKSVITKENRVLLVTGPEKGNETFPTKDEFIKVMESVENMNLEPYKEDDNDTDMVEADLQPVAIANTFDLPGIEKAKGYELKNGARVVLLPTEYAPDEIVFTSFSKGGKSLIATEQLPSADIATLLARSSGIAGFTSIELKKKLTGKVASMAPYIGDYSEGFSGSSNQEDFETMLQLLYLYFESPRFDPDIYELLKTQYQNQLDNVEKDNGKVMKDSISLATTNHNPRTILFNQQFLDALDFDQAQKVYQDRIKNASDFTFVFVGNIPANGLELIQKYIGNVNGEGPTEKAVDHNERPADGKTIVHFEREMETPKTSVYLRLIGDIKYNRKNASAMYIIGQLLSKRFLETIREEEGGSYGVGVQGYAQTLPNPYFNLVLSFDCNPDKEERLMEIVYEEIEKLASAKPIEDDLINIKKAMIKGHDEDMDKNSFWKDQLTNLLFSDLSYVDRDEYAETINSIDGKAIQKLAKYILKKADSVEVIMTPAGK; this is translated from the coding sequence ATGTTATTAAAGAAGAAATGGATAGTGGCGTTGGTGGCCGTGATGTATGCACATTGCACCTATTCACAGTTTACTACTCCCATTCCGCTCAATGATGAAGTGGTACATGGAAAGTTAGATAATGGACTGGAATACTATGTGCTGCACAATGAAGAACCCAAAGGAAGAGCAAGTTTTTATTTTGCCCAGAATGTAGGAGCCATATTGGAAGAGGATAGCCAAAATGGCCTGGCTCACTTCCTGGAGCACATGGCTTTTAATGGAACCCAAAATTTTGATGGCAAAGGCATTATTAAAATGCTGGAGAAGAATGGTGTTTCTTTTGGTAAGGAAATTAATGCTTATACAGCCACAGATCAAACTATATATAATATTAGTAAGGTGCCTGTTAATAGTAACGAGTGGCTGCTGGATTCTTGCCTGTGGGTATTGCATGATTGGTCAGGTTATTTATCATTAAAACCAGAAGAGATAGATGCTGAAAGAGGCGTGGTAAGTGAAGAATGGAGAACAAGACGTACCAGTGACGTAAGACTTAAAAATCAAACTGATCAGGTTTTATACAAAGGCTCTAAGTATGCTAAAAGAGATGTTATTGGTGATATGGACATCATTAACCACTTTGAGTATGATAAGCTTAGAGATTATTACCACAAATGGTATAGGCCTGATTTGCAAGCTGTAATAGTGGTGGGAGATGTAGATGCTAAAGCAGTAGAACAGAAAATAAAGGATATCTTTTCTTCTATTCCTATGCCTGAAAACCCAGCAAAAAGAGAGTATTATGAAATCCCTGAAAATGAAGAATTGTTATTCGGAACGGCTAAAGATGAGGAGGCTAAATACACCAGAATAACATTAAGGTACAAAAAAGAGGAGCCTTTACAGTATGATACAGCCACTACCAGATCTAATGTGCTTATGTCTGTTTATACTAATATTTTATCAAACAGGTATAAAGAAAAAACACTTGACCCTAACAGTAAAAGTTTGGCTATTTACGCTTACACATCACCTATATCCAGACTTACTTCTTCTTTTAATATTCAGGCAATTCCTAAAAAGGATAGTCTGATGGCTTCTTTTGCAGAAGGCTATACAGAAATTGAACGTTTGGTGAGATATGGTGTCACTCGTGGTGAATTGGAGAGAAGCAAAAAACAATTTGTATCTAGCTATGATAATTACCTTAAGAATAAAGACAAAGTAGATAATGACTCTTGGGCTGATCAATTGACTGATTATTTCTTGAAAGCAAAACCATTTTTAGCTCCTCAAGATGATTATAATCTTATAGTGGGTATTCTAAATGATCTTACATTAAAAGAATTAAATGACTTTGCAAAAAGTGTAATTACCAAGGAAAACAGAGTGCTTTTAGTTACAGGTCCTGAAAAAGGTAATGAGACTTTCCCTACTAAAGATGAATTTATTAAGGTGATGGAGTCAGTAGAAAATATGAACCTGGAGCCTTATAAGGAAGATGATAATGATACTGACATGGTAGAAGCAGACCTACAGCCTGTAGCTATTGCTAATACTTTTGATTTACCAGGAATAGAAAAGGCTAAAGGGTATGAGTTAAAAAATGGAGCAAGAGTAGTTTTATTGCCTACAGAATATGCGCCTGATGAAATTGTTTTCACATCGTTTAGTAAAGGAGGAAAATCATTAATTGCTACTGAGCAGTTGCCCTCAGCTGACATAGCTACATTACTGGCCAGATCTTCAGGCATAGCAGGTTTTACCTCTATAGAGCTGAAGAAAAAGCTAACAGGTAAAGTAGCCTCTATGGCTCCATATATCGGAGACTATTCAGAAGGATTTAGCGGAAGCTCTAATCAGGAAGATTTTGAGACCATGCTTCAGTTGCTTTATTTATACTTTGAATCTCCACGATTCGACCCGGATATTTATGAATTGCTAAAAACACAGTATCAGAATCAGTTAGATAATGTGGAAAAAGACAATGGCAAGGTAATGAAAGATAGTATTAGTCTGGCTACTACTAATCATAATCCGCGTACTATTCTTTTTAATCAGCAATTTTTAGATGCATTAGATTTTGATCAGGCTCAAAAGGTATATCAGGATCGTATAAAAAATGCCTCTGATTTCACTTTTGTTTTTGTAGGAAATATTCCTGCAAATGGTCTTGAGCTTATTCAGAAATACATCGGTAATGTAAATGGAGAAGGTCCTACGGAAAAAGCGGTGGATCATAATGAAAGACCTGCTGATGGTAAAACAATAGTACATTTTGAAAGAGAAATGGAAACTCCTAAAACAAGTGTATACCTGCGCTTAATCGGAGATATAAAGTATAACCGAAAAAATGCATCGGCCATGTACATTATTGGCCAATTGCTTAGTAAGAGGTTTTTAGAAACTATTAGAGAAGAAGAAGGCGGAAGCTATGGTGTAGGTGTGCAAGGCTATGCTCAGACTTTACCCAATCCTTATTTCAACCTCGTTTTAAGTTTCGATTGTAATCCTGATAAAGAGGAAAGGTTAATGGAGATTGTGTATGAAGAGATTGAAAAACTTGCCAGCGCAAAACCTATTGAAGATGATCTGATCAATATTAAAAAGGCTATGATAAAAGGTCATGATGAGGATATGGATAAGAACTCTTTCTGGAAAGACCAGTTGACTAATTTATTGTTTAGTGATTTGTCTTATGTTGATCGTGATGAATACGCCGAAACCATTAATTCTATAGATGGAAAAGCTATTCAAAAATTAGCAAAATATATTTTAAAGAAAGCTGATAGCGTAGAGGTAATTATGACGCCTGCGGGCAAATAA